A window from Candidatus Poseidoniia archaeon encodes these proteins:
- a CDS encoding nucleotide sugar dehydrogenase — protein sequence MSTPAKQLQQRIKSREATVGVVGLGYVGLPLSIGFARAGFPVLGFDTDSQRVAQVNRGERVMRHIPRKAMRELAQGGEATTDFARLGEADAVLICVPTPLDQHHQPDMSHVEAAADAITATLRPGQLVALESTTWPGTTRELLLPRLEASGLRAGADFFLAYSPEREDPGNANYGMGDIPKVVGGHTDTCRDMAVALYESVVPRTIPVSSPETAEATKLMENIFRAVNITMVNELKLVLDRMDVNIWEVVDAAATKPFGFMPFYPGPGMGGHCIPVDPFYLAWRAKEFNTTARFIELAGELNMAMTEHVGHRLLRALNDDGKAIRGSRVLLLGAAYKRNIDDTRESPAGRLLELLEVKGARVSYHDPFVAEYRSRKSTPLTAEVLRDCDGVLIVTDHNDVDYALVGEHAPLVVDTRNVMAALGDVKARVVRA from the coding sequence GTGAGCACCCCCGCAAAACAGCTCCAGCAGCGCATCAAATCCCGCGAGGCCACCGTCGGCGTCGTCGGACTGGGCTACGTCGGGCTGCCGCTCTCAATCGGCTTCGCGCGCGCCGGCTTTCCCGTGCTCGGCTTCGACACCGATTCGCAGCGTGTCGCGCAAGTCAACCGCGGCGAGCGGGTGATGCGACACATTCCCCGCAAGGCGATGCGCGAACTGGCGCAGGGCGGAGAGGCGACCACCGATTTCGCGCGGCTGGGCGAGGCGGACGCGGTACTCATCTGCGTCCCGACCCCGCTCGACCAGCACCACCAGCCCGACATGAGCCATGTCGAGGCGGCCGCGGATGCCATCACTGCGACGCTGCGCCCCGGACAGCTGGTCGCGCTCGAATCGACGACCTGGCCCGGCACGACGCGCGAGCTGCTTCTGCCGCGGCTCGAGGCAAGCGGGCTGCGCGCCGGCGCGGACTTCTTCCTGGCGTACTCGCCCGAGCGCGAGGACCCCGGCAACGCAAATTACGGGATGGGCGACATCCCCAAGGTGGTCGGCGGCCACACCGATACCTGCCGCGATATGGCGGTCGCGCTCTACGAATCGGTAGTGCCGCGCACCATCCCCGTTTCCAGCCCGGAAACTGCGGAGGCGACCAAGCTGATGGAGAACATCTTCCGCGCCGTGAACATCACTATGGTCAACGAGCTCAAGCTGGTGCTCGACCGCATGGACGTCAACATCTGGGAGGTAGTCGACGCCGCCGCGACCAAGCCCTTCGGCTTCATGCCCTTCTACCCCGGCCCTGGCATGGGTGGCCACTGCATCCCGGTCGACCCGTTTTACCTGGCGTGGCGCGCAAAAGAGTTCAACACCACCGCACGCTTCATCGAGCTCGCGGGCGAGCTGAACATGGCGATGACCGAGCATGTTGGCCACCGCCTGCTCCGCGCACTCAACGACGACGGCAAGGCGATTCGCGGCAGCCGCGTCCTGCTATTGGGGGCTGCTTACAAGCGCAACATCGACGACACCCGCGAATCGCCTGCCGGGCGGCTGCTAGAGCTGCTCGAGGTCAAGGGCGCCCGTGTCAGCTACCATGACCCATTCGTCGCCGAATACCGCAGCCGCAAATCAACACCGCTGACTGCGGAAGTGCTGCGCGACTGCGACGGCGTGCTCATTGTCACCGACCACAATGACGTCGATTACGCGCTGGTCGGCGAGCACGCGCCACTGGTGGTCGATACGCGCAACGTCATGGCTGCGCTCGGTGACGTGAAGGCGCGCGTCGTCCGCGCCTGA
- a CDS encoding RidA family protein: protein MTRRISSGSDWERRASYSRAVVAGEWVFVSGTTGFDYATMEISDDVAEQAERALDNIVAALAEAGCSLDDVVRVTYILVDENDFKCIVPVIGCRFAVARPAATALIAKLVDPRIRVEIEVTARLPAGER, encoded by the coding sequence ATGACTCGTCGTATTTCCTCCGGCTCCGACTGGGAGCGGCGCGCGAGCTACTCGCGCGCCGTGGTCGCGGGCGAGTGGGTGTTCGTCTCGGGAACAACCGGCTTCGACTACGCGACGATGGAGATTTCCGATGACGTCGCCGAGCAGGCGGAGCGGGCGCTCGACAACATCGTCGCAGCGCTGGCGGAAGCGGGTTGCAGCCTGGACGACGTGGTGCGCGTGACTTATATACTGGTTGATGAGAATGATTTCAAGTGTATCGTGCCGGTAATCGGCTGCCGCTTTGCCGTCGCGCGGCCAGCGGCGACCGCGCTTATCGCGAAGCTGGTCGACCCACGCATCCGCGTCGAGATTGAAGTTACGGCGCGGCTGCCGGCCGGTGAACGGTAA